The Oreochromis niloticus isolate F11D_XX linkage group LG4, O_niloticus_UMD_NMBU, whole genome shotgun sequence DNA segment CTGATCCAGCTTTGACGCAGCTGGGAAAACAGACTTTGAAACACCGATATGTGGTGTCACCACAGGTGCCTGTAAATCTCATGGGCAGGGATCTGCTTGTGAAACTGGGAGCAACTATTATGTGTTCGGCAGATGGCCTGACGGTCTCTCTGCCAGGAGGAAAAGAATTCCCGTGCCTGGGATCGCCTTCAAAGACTCAATATCTGGTCAGAGACTCTGAGCAGTCCACAGCAGAAATATACTGGGGACGGCTGGTGGAGGAAGGCATTCTGAGAACATACCAGCAATGGAGACCCTGGATAATGAGCTTGGCCGTCTACTCTGAGCCTAGAGATCCTTACCACATCACCCTTTTTTATGATAAGGAAGAAGACGACACCTATAGGGAACAATTTGAGAGTGATCTAGAGGGAGAAACTTGGaatgtaaaaacacacaatatttaCATTGGACCAGAAGGTGTCGCCGCGGCTGTCAAATTAACGGATGAACAATTGCCCTGGTACAATGTGGGAGAGGATTCAGCCCCTCACATTACTTTGGCGGTCCATGTTGGTCATGAGGCACGAGAACTAGGGCCAATGGTCAAGCGGGCGCTGGACAACTCTTGGTGGCAAGGTACGCAAATTCCAAATGTTTGGTATGCTCCTAAATGTAAAATCTATCGTATACTTTGTTGGTCTAACGATGCTGTGATTTTAGAACACAAAGAAATTTCCAGAACACAtggcagagagaaaacagatcATCCAGACGCGGTGGCTGAACTCCCCAAACTGCCGGACACATTGTGGTCCAGAGGGCCAACTGATGTGGGTTTAGCTTCCTGTTCACCTGTTCTTTTCGAGCTGAAGTCGGATGCACCCATCAATAAACCACAGTACAGGCACAAACCAGAGGCTGATGCAGGTATTGCAGAAACCATTGAAGGGTTGTTGCAGGTAGGGGTGTTAGAACCATCACACTCATACTGGAACACACCTATTTTACCAGTTGAAAAACAGGGCACGGGGAAATACAGAATGGCACATGATTTGAGAGCTATTAATGCCATACTACGCactgaaactgttcctgtgCCTAACCCATACACAGCTCTTACTGCAATTACATGGGACCAGAAATGGTTCACGTGCATTGATTTGGCTAATGccttcttttgtcttccactGCACGAGTCACTCagagacattttttcatttacataCAGAGGCAGACAGTTCAGATACACAAGGTTGCCACAGGGCTTTGCACTGTCCCCAGGCATTTTCAATCAGGTGCTGAAAGAAGCCCTGTCACCATGTCAACTGCCTGAGGGCTGCACACTAATCCAGTATGTTGATGACCTGCTAATTGCAGCTCCTTCCGTGGCGGCGTGTACGGCAGCCTCGCTCGCAGTGTTGAATCGACTGGCAGAATGCGGCTTCAAGGTcagtaaagaaaaactgcagctgGTCCGACCGGAGGTAACTTTTCTGGGCTGGGTGATTGCACACAAATCCGTGGGgttaatgaacacacacagagaccaaaTTCTCACACATCCCAAACCACGAACTGTGAAAGAATTGCTTTCTTTTCTAGGTTTGACAGGTTACAGCAGACAGTTCATTCCGAACTACGCAGGTAAAACCGCCCCTTTAAGGGACCTGATTAAGAAAGTCGGCGCTCGAAACCTGAGGGCTGAGTTGTCTTGGACGCCGGCCACAGAGTCCGCGTTCATTTCATTGAAGCAGGATTTGTCGAGGGCCACTGACTTGGCCACGCCAAATTACGATGAACCATTGTACctggatgtttctgaaacaaatgacATTGTAAATGGTgtattgtttcagaaaaaaggggggagtAGAGATGTGCTCATGAATGTCAGCATAAAACTGGGCCCAATAGAAGCAAGACACCCAACATGCACACGACATGCAGCAGGGGTCGCAAAAATCATTCAGAAAACAGCACACATAGTAAGGGAACACCCACTGAAAGTGCTCACCACACACAGTGTAGTGGCTTATGTGAACTCACAGGCGTTCACAATGACCCCACTGAAACAACAGAGGTTGAGCAAAGTTCTAGATGCACCTAACCTGACATTCACACATGAAGGGATTAacatggcagatttaatggggtCAGGGGAACCACATGATTGCGTGAAGAGAGCCCAGGTTgaagagaaagtgagagaggATCTAAAAGCGGAACCCATAGCAGGAGCAGAGGAGTGGTTCACAGATGGGTGCTGCCACAGAGATGAGGAAGGACTTAAAGCAGGGTATGCTGTAGTTCGCAGAGTAGGACAGGAGTACCAGGTAATAGAGGCAGGAAGGATTGAGGGACAGCAGTCAGCCCAGAGAGCTGAAGTGATAGCCCTGATCCGAGCGCTGCGGTTGGCCAAGAACCTGAAAGTGAACATTTATACT contains these protein-coding regions:
- the LOC109201868 gene encoding uncharacterized protein LOC109201868, with protein sequence MLSMTVEGTELPFLVDTGATYSTLRDTPNCATLSNSTVSVVGFSGTPMTLPLTDPALTQLGKQTLKHRYVVSPQVPVNLMGRDLLVKLGATIMCSADGLTVSLPGGKEFPCLGSPSKTQYLVRDSEQSTAEIYWGRLVEEGILRTYQQWRPWIMSLAVYSEPRDPYHITLFYDKEEDDTYREQFESDLEGETWNVKTHNIYIGPEGVAAAVKLTDEQLPWYNVGEDSAPHITLAVHVGHEARELGPMVKRALDNSWWQGTQIPNVWYAPKCKIYRILCWSNDAVILEHKEISRTHGREKTDHPDAVAELPKLPDTLWSRGPTDVGLASCSPVLFELKSDAPINKPQYRHKPEADAGIAETIEGLLQVGVLEPSHSYWNTPILPVEKQGTGKYRMAHDLRAINAILRTETVPVPNPYTALTAITWDQKWFTCIDLANAFFCLPLHESLRDIFSFTYRGRQFRYTRLPQGFALSPGIFNQVLKEALSPCQLPEGCTLIQYVDDLLIAAPSVAACTAASLAVLNRLAECGFKV